One part of the Anaerolineales bacterium genome encodes these proteins:
- a CDS encoding radical SAM protein, whose amino-acid sequence MNFPKFVSFTITNVCNLRCKMCGQWSEEGYMHADKARLRQEMGLDDWKRLVDELADRGVRFVLLRGGEPFLFPGIIDLLEYINGCGMFISIDTNGTMLKTYAADLVHIGDMHLTISVDGPEEIHDQVRGVEGSFQRLREGIEALQTLGQDGGKSISTSICFTISPFSYRGLGEMPDVARSLGIGSINIVPYYYVPEQVGQVYERELEAHFASAAFSWRGFHHEESGVDVDEFRTQHNRYLANLEDLENFPYMPLSVEEYRTWFLEATSPVGSQRCMNVERLIDIQPNGDANFCVDFPDYCLGNVREATIEEIWNGDRAERFRDFRRENPLAVCYRCGAKYMSEIEI is encoded by the coding sequence TGTGCGGCCAGTGGAGTGAAGAGGGCTACATGCACGCCGATAAAGCGCGCTTGCGGCAGGAGATGGGGTTGGATGATTGGAAACGGCTCGTGGATGAATTGGCCGACCGCGGTGTTCGCTTCGTTCTCCTGCGCGGGGGAGAGCCGTTTCTATTTCCGGGCATCATCGATCTGCTGGAATACATCAACGGCTGCGGGATGTTCATTTCAATCGACACCAACGGGACGATGTTGAAAACGTACGCGGCCGACCTCGTCCACATCGGAGACATGCACCTTACGATTTCGGTAGACGGGCCGGAAGAGATCCACGATCAAGTGCGCGGCGTCGAAGGCAGCTTTCAACGCTTACGTGAGGGCATCGAAGCGCTCCAGACGTTGGGGCAAGACGGTGGTAAGAGCATCAGCACTTCGATCTGCTTCACGATCAGTCCCTTCTCCTACCGCGGCCTTGGCGAGATGCCGGATGTCGCCCGCAGCCTGGGAATCGGCAGCATCAACATCGTGCCGTATTACTATGTTCCCGAACAAGTCGGGCAGGTATACGAACGAGAATTGGAGGCGCATTTCGCCTCCGCGGCGTTTTCGTGGCGCGGTTTCCATCACGAGGAATCCGGCGTGGATGTCGATGAATTTCGAACACAGCACAATCGCTACCTGGCGAACCTCGAAGATCTCGAGAATTTTCCCTACATGCCGTTGTCCGTAGAAGAATACAGGACCTGGTTCCTGGAAGCTACGAGCCCGGTCGGCTCACAGCGGTGCATGAACGTCGAAAGACTGATCGACATCCAACCCAACGGCGATGCGAATTTCTGCGTCGATTTTCCGGATTATTGTCTCGGCAACGTGCGAGAAGCGACGATCGAGGAGATTTGGAACGGCGACCGGGCGGAACGCTTCCGCGACTTCCGGCGAGAGAATCCCCTTGCTGTGTGCTACCGCTGCGGGGCGAAGTATATGTCGGAGATCGAGATCTGA